The proteins below come from a single Zea mays cultivar B73 chromosome 8, Zm-B73-REFERENCE-NAM-5.0, whole genome shotgun sequence genomic window:
- the LOC100283703 gene encoding uncharacterized protein LOC100283703: MGVDYYKVLGVGRGATDDELKKAYRRLAMKYHPDKNPTPQADTLFKQVSEAYDVLSDPQKRAIYDQYGEEGLKAGAPPPAASTHGAGAGVHRFRFNTRSAEEIFSEIFGGGFAGAGPRTPGGGVPSGFPMFGGAAGAGEASSAASQRKAPPIERPLACTLEDLYKGATKKMKISRDVLDATGRPTNREEILTIDIKPGWKKGTKITFPEKGNEARNVVPSDLVFIVEERAHPRFRRDGNDLIYTHKISLVEALTGCTVQVTTLDGRTLTVPVKSVVSPTYEEVVPGEGMPITREPSRKGSLRIKFQIKFPTSLTGDQKAAIQQLLS; encoded by the exons ATGGGGGTGGACTACTACAAGGTGCTGGGCGTCGGCCGCGGCGCCACCGACGACGAGCTCAAGAAGGCCTACCGCCGCCTAGCCATGAAGTACCATCCCGATAAGAACCCTACGCCGCAGGCCGACACCCTCTTCAAGCAGGTCTCCGAGGCCTACGAC GTGCTCAGCGACCCGCAGAAGCGAGCCATCTACGACCAGTACGGCGAGGAAGGCCTCAAGGCCGGCGCGCCTCCGCCCGCCGCCTCCACgcacggcgccggcgccggcgtccACAGGTTCCGCTTCAACACGAGGAGCGCCGAGGAGATCTTCTCCGAGATATTCGGCGgcgggtttgctggggcaggcccCCGTACCCCCGGCGGCGGCGTCCCCTCCGGGTTCCCGATGTTCGGCGGCGCTGCTGGGGCAGGGGAGGCGTCGAGCGCGGCGTCGCAGAGGAAGGCGCCGCCGATCGAGCGGCCGCTGGCTTGCACCTTGGAGGACCTGTACAAAGGGGCCACTAAGAAGATGAAGATCTCTAGGGATGTCCTTGACGCCACCGG GAGACCAACAAACCGTGAGGAGATCCTGACGATCGACATCAAGCCAGGATGGAAGAAGGGCACAAAGATAACCTTTCCCGAGAAAGGCAACGAGGCACGCAACGTTGTGCCATCGGATCTGGTGTTCATAGTAGAAGAACGGGCGCACCCCAGGTTCAGGAGAGACGGGAACGACCTCATCTACACTCATAAGATCTCTCTGGTGGAGGCATTGACAGGCTGCACAGTCCAAGTGACGACTCTGGACGGGCGGACCCTGACCGTTCCGGTGAAGTCGGTCGTCAGCCCTACATACGAAGAAGTCGTGCCGGGCGAAGGCATGCCGATCACGAGGGAGCCGTCTAGGAAGGGGAGCCTGAGGATCAAGTTCCAGATCAAGTTCCCCACTAGCCTAACAGGCGACCAGAAGGCGGCCATCCAACAGCTTCTGTCTtga